A region of the Thamnophis elegans isolate rThaEle1 chromosome 1, rThaEle1.pri, whole genome shotgun sequence genome:
GTTTGAGCCTTGGACAAAGGTACTAAATGGGTTCAAAGAAACTGCAGAAAAGTCCAATTAATTCTGATTTTTACCAATGAGGATGCTCAGGCATCAATTTGCTTTTTCAGGCCACAGCCAAACAGGGATGACAAATGAGAAAATTTTGTTCTGTGGTGACAGAAATAGATACATCTCGTTCTAGATGATATCTACTTCAAGGActgttaatctctctctctctctctctctctctccctctctctctctccctccctccctccctccctccctccctccctccctctctctctctctctctctctctctatatatatatatatatatatatatatatatatatatatatatatatatatatatatatatatatatatatattcccaatCCCTACAGAAATCTTTGGCTCCTTTATGCTCCCCACCTTCAATTTAAATGGGAAAAAACCCCTAAGTTTTACCTCAGAGTTAAAACAAAATATAGTTTCATATCAAATGGTTTGCAGATTTTGCATTTAGTTAAAAATTTATATAGGTGTCTTCAGAATCTTATAGGTAAAACCTGAAATGCTAGTTAACAATGAAGACAAATTGTGAAAGTGTATCAAAGATTCAAGCGCAAAAGCAAGAGATGACATGATCAGATACATGTTGGTGTTTAAAGAGATTAATGAAAGAAGTTTCATATACATGAATTTCCTCCATAATTAATATTTGTTTTCCATCTTCAACCAAATATAACAGCAGCAGTCTCAGTTAGaggaaacatttttattaatttatttttttcataagtGAAAGGAGTTCACACAAGGAACTCAGTTGCAAAAGTTAACTCTGAACTTTTTGTATCAAGGCTTTAATATTCAATTTAGGAGCAAAAATCAGGCATAATATTGCAAATTGGCTTTTTTCTTGGCTTGCACCTCCAAAATTCCTTCCATGTAATCTTCATGGGTAAGTTCCGTTGCTCCGTGCCGAAGGGCAATCATTCCCTGAcccaagaaaggggaaaaaagcattcaGCAAAAGTGCAATATAGCTGACATAAGAAACTATAATTCTTTTGTTGTATAAAGTCTCCATAGGTCAGCAgttaggggggaaaaacagacttCCAATGGAAACGGACCAAACCTACTTACCGCTTCCACACACACAGCCTTGCACTGTGCACCATTGAAGTCATCTGTGCATCGTGCCAGCTCTTCATAATTCACATCAGGACTGCAGAGAACAagagtttcattttaaaaaaactcagtGGGAAAGATATAAGACTTAATATTGAACATAACCCACATAAACCACCCCAATTTGcccttacttttttattttcctagaAATAGGGAAGGACAAGAAATGAAGACCTGTTCTAACCTCTGAATCTAAAATTCATTCTTTGTTGTGGCATCtcaatttttattattgtaatattttGCTACTATCTTCACAGTCATACAGATTAGAAACTTGCTTTTCACAAAATAGCTAAATTCTGAAAAAGTGTAATAGTTTTTAGTTAATGCCATATTCAGAGGCAGCTATTGtcttttttgcactataagatgcactcccccctcctcaaaaaagtgagtggaaatgtctgtgtgtcttatacagcaaATATTGGTGTGGTGGTGGTGAACGCTCCATTGCTCCCTGGCTGCTGGCAAcagcagctcagctcagttgaccagacagctgattggcagttggatcggcctcccgtaATACCATCAATCAGCTGTTCTGGGCAACGGCGATTGCTgccacctagaacagctgattggcgatATTACGGGAGGCAAATCTTAGCAGCTCAGCTGAGTTGACCGATGGTGGGCGGAACTCTGATGAGCCACGTGCTGGGACTATGataacgtgctgaagctgaccaggctgtttgctgcaaggatgctagccagatgaataccagatggatgctgggaggcagaggcagattttccctcccttgttttcctcctctaaagctaatttGTGTTTTATGGTCCGGGGTGTCTTACAatacaaaaaatacggtaattatggCATACTCTGAATAAAAATGATTCCATAATTCATTGTGCACTCAACATCATCCGAATTACATTCCCTTTCTGTTTAATACCTGACATTCATTTTGCGTGAATGGATCTGCATAATCCTGGCTCTGGCCTCTTCATTGGGCATTGGGAATTCAATCTTGCGGTCTAACCGTCCCGAGCGTAGCAAAGCAGGATCTAGGATATCAACACGATTGGTTGCAGCAATCACCTGGATAAAGGACATACTTTGTAGTTGGGAAGACACAGATTCTATATACTACTATTAAATTATGGTAATAGATACGAGCAGTCCTTAGCTTTTATGTAACCCCCGGATGAATTATGATATGGTATACATATTTTCACCTCATATAAGCTCAAAAAAAGATTTAACATTCTAGCCCTGCTCATCCTGCGCCATAggctaataaaatatttttaaaataatgatattCAAAGCTATTAAAAAACTACAGCTTGGTCACCAATCTGATTTCTAAAGCTACTCTGTAATAACTGTTTACAAATATTATTGAGTCACAAAATTGCTTCCTATATTAATGACAGGCAAGAATTACCTTGACTTGTGTGTTGGGTTGAAACCCATCAAGCTGATTAAGCAATTCCAACATGGTCCTCTGTACTTCACGATCACCAGCTTTTTCACTGTCAAATCtggtggaaaaaacaaagatttattttttattacccaTTTTCTGTTTTATTACCACTTTCTGTAGAAATATATATAGACTTAATTAAAATACTACTTTGAAGTAATAACAAAAAACCATTTCATGTTGTCAAAGCCCATGTACTTAACATACCATGTTTTTATGTAAATATAGTTTCCTGTATCAGCAGTAATGGACTAACTGAGGAAGGGGGTTTAATCTACTATGCTGAGGCAGCTGAGGTCGTAGAATTTTGTCCTTCAGTTGACATCCACTGAGCCAAAGACAGTTAATTTTGCATATTATTGTTGCCAATGTACATTTAGAATTATGACTGGCAAtcataagaaagaaaacaaacactgCCTTCTTCCACCTCAAAGTAGATGTTACAAGGATCTATGTATCTAGATTTTAAGATAGATCTACAGCTGTAGAACAGAGGGCAAAATGCTGTGACTCTTAATAGTTTCTGTCCCTTTCTGTATTTTACTCTTCCATCCAGGAGCATTAAGCCATAACAAATTTGAACATAGCAGCAAAGAGCAACCAATAAGAGAGAATCTAGCCTCCCTGAGAAAAAAGTCCAAAAGCATTTCAATGAATTGATGCAAACATTGACTGATTAAAAATGAAGATAGCAGTAACAGAATGGACTGTCTTGTAATTGGTTGTAAGTGGTTGCTATTCAGTAGGTACACTTCGCACTGGACTTTACTGCAAACCTCACATTGTATTtcataaacaaataattcccaatTATTATGCGATCTTACTATTATAGTAGCTGGCATATAGCATATATAAGCCTCTGAAAATTTTTACCTACCACATGCTAGTTGTAGGTCAAAaaatgtatacagtatatattcttCAAGAGTTTGGGGGTGATACTAATTAAGAACCAATCTCTAAACGAACACCATTGCCATAGTTGAGATATATGAAGAATGCCGGGTCTAACTCAAAACTTGTAGACCGAGAATCCAGCTTTTACCTCTTTGTGCCAATGGCATCAAGTTCATCGATAAAGATGATAGAAGGTGCTTTCTCCTTGGCCAATGCAAAGGCATCTCGGACCAACTTGGCTCCATCACCAATAAACATCTGCACCAATTGTGGACCAGCTAGTTTCAAGAATGTAGCC
Encoded here:
- the PSMC3 gene encoding 26S proteasome regulatory subunit 6A isoform X2 — protein: MKSEVLRVTHELQAMKDKIKENSEKIKVNKTLPYLVSNVIELLDVDPNDQEEDGANIDLDSQRKGKCAVIKTSTRQTYFLPVIGLVDAEKLKPGDLVGVNKDSYLILETLPTEYDSRVKAMEVDERPTEQYSDIGGLDKQIQELVEAIVLPMNHKEKFENLGIQPPKGVLMYGPPGTGKTLLARACAAQTKATFLKLAGPQLVQMFIGDGAKLVRDAFALAKEKAPSIIFIDELDAIGTKRFDSEKAGDREVQRTMLELLNQLDGFQPNTQVKVIAATNRVDILDPALLRSGRLDRKIEFPMPNEEARARIMQIHSRKMNVSPDVNYEELARCTDDFNGAQCKAVCVEAGMIALRHGATELTHEDYMEGILEVQAKKKANLQYYA